The following are encoded in a window of Castanea sativa cultivar Marrone di Chiusa Pesio chromosome 5, ASM4071231v1 genomic DNA:
- the LOC142633662 gene encoding glutaredoxin-C9-like, translating to MQVANKSGIRMGSGIAMNTTVDAGATHEVLNMESPYETVGQLASSNAVVVFSMSGCCMCTVAKRLLFGLGVGPTIIELDEHPAGHDIQAVLYDLCPDGQQSIPAIFIGGKFLGGIETLMAYHINGYLVPRLKEVGALWL from the coding sequence ATGCAGGTGGCAAACAAGTCAGGAATCAGAATGGGGAGTGGCATAGCCATGAACACCACAGTCGACGCAGGAGCAACTCATGAGGTGCTGAACATGGAGAGCCCATACGAGACAGTAGGCCAGCTGGCTTCCTCCAATGCAGTGGTGGTGTTCAGCATGAGTGGCTGCTGCATGTGCACCGTGGCCAAGCGCCTCCTCTTCGGCCTCGGCGTGGGACCCACCATCATCGAGCTCGATGAGCACCCCGCCGGCCACGACATCCAGGCCGTGCTCTATGACCTCTGCCCTGATGGCCAGCAGTCCATTCCGGCCATCTTCATCGGCGGCAAGTTCTTGGGTGGCATCGAGACCCTCATGGCTTACCACATCAATGGCTACCTTGTGCCTCGCCTCAAGGAAGTTGGGGCTCTCTGGCTTTGA